One Anthonomus grandis grandis chromosome 14, icAntGran1.3, whole genome shotgun sequence DNA window includes the following coding sequences:
- the LOC126744438 gene encoding chaoptin: protein MSRLWTAIVTSVLTLWSTVARGGGPGSGKQCPDPATNPFCHCYDFENGIYLECPAATAQTLKMLFEVVKTPVQSLSVYEPDKSLTKLPPNIFSETAVIRHIQISQSNIEELHDDALRPLKPHLESFSLVSARLKEIPQKAFKGLNKLMALDLEDNWITEIPSYAFYGLNLIKLGLKGNRLQTINDYSFAGLEATISELDISENKLRDFPMNALKRLEQLRHLRLAYNEITTITGDSYSHLNSLLYLDLSFNNFKSVKRETFKVCLAVRTLSLYYNAIESVHEDTFITLRDLESIDLSHNKIVYLSPTTFRHNKKIRSIDLSHNHLHHISGVFAYLPNLKELFLSENNILEILEDSFTESTNLTVIYMQDNAIRQIDREAFSTLSNLTQLHLSSNFIPYLSRSIFFNNRNLSSLSLDGNWLSDLEPGVFEKTSALREIRLQNNRIQSIHKGIFDPLPELLELHLQNNAITSVSEGAFRTLQSLQHVNLQGNAIRELTDVFPKESSALVSVQLDFNNISRLSEETFRRQTNVHIIWLGNNRLQHIERNLFKDLELVQKMYLNNNSISMLEDKAFDSMQSMKFLDLSMNKVTKITSKTFTELHELEELSLSHNKIQTIEARALINLKKLRKLDLSFNPLVVLHNPIFQEGLPIRQLSLVNCSIVKIEPNAFRGLNNLNDLNLANNKLSVRDLRHLDIPGLRVLKLSHNNLSDLDDRALNGLPSLQVIALENCTIYNLPAEVFAQNKNLMKIELSFNFLSTLHSRIFAQLNILKELKLNFNRFAQIPHAALGNVSTMETLTLSRNNFVSLEVFHLNGMPNLKYLDLGHNSISGLGGFSTTNLNQLLSVDLSGNKLSTLPANFFYHSPLLRRVDLSVNRFEHIPNAALSETALPGLGWLNISGNPIVNMHYNDPVRSYPSLEEMHLQHSDLIIITSKEFELFPSLLHLHLSYNKIRTISPGAFSTLHQLITLDIGVNQIKIIPEERLYGLFNLKMLNVTQNSLKDLDTEFPQDLRSLQVLDLSFNRISRIKRGIFDNLLSLTDLYLQGNWISNISPDAFKPLRRIRVMDFSDNQLLQVPLDAFRPLETQIKSIRLQGNPLVCNCDAEELWEWFKDHRKQTTPPTNEELLCRQPDNLKGMTFKELDPNQFCDEPLVVKIGIQDIQPFSVLVSWQSRNHSGLHGYQVAYYSMDTTDEIRGKTLDQSARTLKLSHLYPGIRYRICVIALGNWDTSRSMRTSSSTSRLAMIKPITEQNETHLRQDGFDRLHDDIVRSLIDSGSTKCTEVLTLGAPDLSVLQDHTLGVQSILTRRLGLIVGCCLGFIVFILLVSILGYLKIKKQRRALKRDQPSAPPEYMSYRHFSIQSAELAERSGHPHFITDMTNTTTLN, encoded by the exons ATGAGCCGCCTCTGGACCGCAATCGTCACCAGCGTCTTAACCCTATGGAGCACAGTGGCCAGGGGCGGCGGTCCGGGGTCTGGCAAACAATGTCCGGACCCCGCCACCAATCCCTTTTGTCACTGTTACGATTTCGAGAACGGCATTTACTTGGAGTGTCCCGCCGCCACTGCTCAAACCCTCAAGATGCTCTTCGAGGTGGTTAAGACGCCCGTGCAGTCGTTGTCGGTTTACGAACCGGATAAGTCTTTG acgAAATTGCCACCGAACATCTTCTCGGAAACGGCGGTGATCCGACACATCCAGATATCCCAATCCAATATCGAGGAGTTGCACGACGACGCGCTACGTCCACTGAAACCGCACTTGGAAAGTTTCAGTCTGGTGTCGGCTCGGTTAAAAGAAATCCCTCAAAAAGCTTTCAAGGGCCTTAATAAACTTATGGCCCTCGACCTGGAGGACAACTGGATCACCGAGATCCCGAGCTACGCCTTTTACGGCCTGAACCTAATCAAGTTGGGACTTAAAGGGAATCGATTGCAAACG ATCAACGACTATTCGTTTGCCGGACTAGAAGCGACAATCTCCGAACTGGACATATCCGAGAACAAGCTGCGCGACTTCCCAATGAACGCCCTAAAACGTCTGGAACAACTACGTCACCTCCGTTTGGCTTATAACGAAATAACGACCATAACTGGAGACAGTTACTCCCACCTCAACTCCCTCCTCTACCTCGACCTAAGCTTTAATAACTTCAAAAGTGTAAAACGTGAAACGTTTAAGGTGTGCCTGGCCGTGAGGACGTTATCCTTGTATTATAACGCCATCGAGAGTGTGCACGAGGACACCTTTATTACTTTAAGAGACCTCGAGAGTATCGACTTGAGCCACAACAAAATCGTTTACTTAAGTCCGACCACTTTTAGGCACAATAAAAAAATCCGATCCATCGACTTAAGTCACAACCATTTGCATCACATCAGCGGGGTGTTCGCCTATTTGCCAAACTTAAAAGAGCTATTTTTATCGGAAAATAATATCCTAGAAATCCTCGAAGATTCTTTTACAGAATCCACCAACTTAACAGTCATCTACATGCAGGATAATGCCATACGACAAATAGACCGGGAGGCCTTTTCCACCCTCTCGAACCTAACGCAATTGCACTTAAGCTCCAACTTTATCCCTTATTTATCCAGGAGCATATTCTTTAATAACCGTAATTTGAGTTCGTTAAGTCTTGACGGGAACTGGCTATCAGATTTAGAGCCAGGTGTATTCGAGAAAACGTCGGCTCTCAGGGAGATAAGGCTCCAGAATAATAGGATCCAGTCTATACACAAAGGGATATTTGATCCGTTGCCAGAGCTCCTTGAATTGCACTTGCAGAACAATGCAATAACGTCAGTAAGCGAGGGCGCATTTCGCACGTTGCAAAGTTTGCAACACGTAAACCTACAGGGTAACGCTATACGGGAGTTAACCGATGTATTTCCTAAAGAGTCTTCGGCTCTCGTGTCTGTACagttagattttaataatataagtcGATTAAGCGAGGAAACGTTTAGGCGACAAACAAACGTTCATATCATTTGGTTAGGGAACAATAGACTGCAGCATATTGAACGAAACTTATTCAAGGACTTAGAGTTAgtgcaaaaaatgtatttaaacaacAACAGCATTAGCATGTTAGAAGACAAGGCGTTCGATTCCATGCAGAGCATGAAATTTTTAGACCTAAGCATGAATAAAGTGACAAAAATCACCTCGAAGACTTTCACGGAACTGCACGAGCTGGAGGAGCTCAGCTTATCTCACAACAAAATCCAAACTATAGAAGCGAGAGCGCTAATAAATCTGAAAAAGTTAAGAAAACTCGATTTATCCTTTAATCCCTTAGTGGTGCTGCACAACCCAATTTTCCAAGAAGGTTTACCGATTAGGCAGCTCAGTTTGGTAAACTGTTCCATTGTCAAGATTGAGCCGAACGCTTTCCGTGGCCTGAACAATCTTAACGACCTAAACTTGGCCAACAATAAATTATCCGTCCGCGATCTTAGACACCTCGACATACCCGGATTACGTGTCCTAAAGTTATCCCACAATAACTTGAGCGATTTAGACGACCGGGCCCTTAATGGTTTGCCCTCGTTGCAAGTGATCGCCCTGGAAAATTGCACGATATACAACTTACCGGCGGAGGTGTTCGCCCAAAATAAGAACCTTATGAAAATCGAATTGAGTTTTAACTTCTTGTCCACCCTACACTCGAGGATTTTCGCTCAATTAAACATCCTGAAGGAACTGAAACTGAACTTTAACCGGTTCGCCCAAATACCGCACGCCGCCCTCGGGAACGTATCGACGATGGAAACTTTAACCTTATCGCGGAATAACTTCGTTTCTCTCGAAGTGTTTCACCTAAACGGGATGCCGAACCTGAAATATCTGGATCTGGGTCATAATTCGATATCCGGACTCGGCGGGTTTAGCACGACGAACTTAAATCAACTTCTGTCGGTTGATTTGAGCGGAAATAAGTTGTCGACTCTGCCGGCCAACTTTTTTTACCACTCTCCGCTATTGCGACGGGTTGATTTGTCCGTGAATCGGTTCGAGCACATACCGAATGCCGCTTTATCCGAAACTGCTTTGCCTGGATTAGGATGGCTGAACATCTCCGGAAATCCTATTGTCAATATGCACTACAACGATCCTGTTCGGAGTTATCCTTCTCTTGAAGAG atgCACCTTCAGCACAGCGACCTGATCATCATAACCAGCAAAGAGTTCGAGCTTTTTCCCTCCCTACTGCATCTGCATTTGAGTTACAATAAAATCCGAACCATATCACCAGGAGCTTTCAGTACTTTACACCAACTGATCACCCTGGATATCGGCGTTAACCAGATAAAAATCATCCCAGAGGAGCGACTCTATGGACTGTTCAATCTGAAGATGCTTAATGTGACCCAGAACTCCCTGAAGGATTTGGACACGGAGTTCCCTCAGGACTTGAGGAGCCTTCAGGTGCTGGATTTGTCTTTTAACAGGATCAGCAG AATAAAAAGGGGAATCTTCGACAACCTGTTGAGCCTCACAGATTTGTACCTGCAAGGAAACTGGATCTCCAATATTTCTCCAGATGCCTTCAAACCCCTGCGAAGGATACGAGTTATGGACTTTAGCGACAATCAGTTGTTGCAAGTTCCTTTGGACGCCTTTAGGCCTTTGGAGACTCAAATCAAGAGTATACGACTTCAAG GTAACCCTCTGGTTTGCAACTGCGACGCCGAAGAACTGTGGGAATGGTTCAAAGATCATCGCAAACAAACCACTCCTCCGACAAACGAGGAACTCCTTTGTCGCCAACCGGATAACTTAAAGGGAATGACATTTAAAGAGTTGGACCCCAATCAGTTCTGCGACGAGCCGTTGGTGGTCAAAATCGGGATACAAGACATCCAACCGTTTTCGGTGCTCGTGTCCTGGCAAAGTAGGAATCATTCTGGATTGCACGGGTATCAGGTGGCTTATTATTCGATGGATACGACCGATGAG ATTAGGGGCAAGACACTGGACCAATCGGCACGCACCCTAAAACTAAGCCATCTATATCCAGGAATTCGATACAGAATTTGCGTGATAGCCTTGGGAAATTGGGATACGTCCAGATCAATGAGAACGTCATCGTCGACCTCTCGTCTGGCTATGATCAAACCAATAACCGAGCAAAACGAAACGCATTTACGACAAGACGGTTTCGACAGATTACACGACGATATCGTTAGGAGTTTGATCGATTCGGGGTCGACCAAATGTACAGAG